The following is a genomic window from Actinomadura sp. WMMB 499.
AGCAATGGAACCGCTGGACGCGGCGGCCGACGTGCACGCGCTCATCCGCGATGCGCTGCCGGACCTCGCGCCGACCGCATGGTTCGACCCGGGTACCTCGGAGGTGGTGCTGCCCGTCGGGCGGTCCGAGGCGCGGGCGTCGAGCTGGACGGTGCTGGAGCGCTGCGCACGCGAGCCCCGCTCGGGCTGGCGGAAGGTCGTGGACGAGTGGGTGCGCGAGGTCGGGGATCGCGCGTTCCTCGCGGTCGGGGAGATGGAGTTGTTCGGGGACGTCCGCGAACTGCTGCGGCTGCGGATCGTGCCGAAGCTCGCGCCGGGCGAGCGGGAGGGGCTCGTCGTCGTCCCGGCCGGTGACCACTTCGACGCGATGGTGATGATCGAGCACCCGCGGTACGGGGGGCCGCTCACCAAGGCGCGGGCCGGGCTGCTCGGCCTGCACAAGCTCGGTTACGTGATGACGAACACGCATGACCGCGAGCTGGCCGACGTCGAGGTCCGCGTGCAGCCGCTGCTGCCGGGCCGGGACGTCCGCGTCGTTTCCAAGCCGGGCAGCCGGTACGTGTCGGCGCTGCTCAGCGAGGTCGACCAGTTCCTGCCGTGGCCGAACGAGCACGGCGCGCTCGTCGGCGTCCCGTGCCACAGCATGCTGCTGCTGTACCCGATCATGTCGGCGGCGGTGCTGGACGTGCTGCCGGTGTTCGCCGACGTCGTCCGCGAGATGCACGCCGACGCCGACGACCCGTGCGCGCCGGGCGTCTACTGGAGCCACGGCGAGCGCCGCCTCACCCCCCTGGACCCGGACGTCGTGCCGTCCGGGTCCGACGAGTTCGCCGCGCTGCTGCGCCGCCTCCCCGACGAGGACTGAACCGGGGACCGGAGTGCCTTACGGCAGCTTCCAGTCGACGGGCGCGGCGCCCTGCTTGGCCAGCAGCTCGTTGGCGCGGCTGAACGGGCGCGAGCCGAAGAAGCCGCCGTCGGCGGAGCGGGGGCTCGGGTGCGGCGACTCGATGCAGGGGACGCCGCCGAGCATCGGCTTGAGGTTGCGGGCGTCGCGCCCCCACAGGATCGCGACCAGCGGACGTCCGCGCCCGGCGAGCGCCCGGATGGCCTGCTCGGTGACCTGCTCCCAGCCCTTGTCGCGGTGCGAGCCGATCTTGCCGGGCATCACGGTCAGCGCGCGGTTGAGCAGCAGGACGCCCTGCTCGGCCCACGGCGTGAGGTCGCCGGTGGACGGCTCGGGGTGGCCGAGGTCGCTGCTGTACTCGCGGAAGATGTTGATCAGGCTCGCGGGCAGCGGGTGGACGTCCGGCGCGACCGAGAAGCTGAGCCCGACCGCGTGTCCGGGCGTGGGGTAGGGGTCCTGTCCGACGATCAGGACGCGGACGTCGTCGAAGGGCTGGGTGAACGCGCGCAGGACCATGTTCCCGGCGGGGAGGTAGCGCCGCCCGGCCGCGACTTCCGCGCGCAGCCAGTCACCGGCGGCGGCGATCGTCCCGGCGACGGGCTGCAGGGCGTTCGCCCAGCCGGATTCGACGATCTCTGAGAGGGGGCGTGCCGTCATGGCGCCTCACCCTAGCGAGATGATCTGACACGCCGCGGCTTGATGGAGCGGGTGAGCCGTTCTGACTCCGGCGGCGCGGAAGATGATCAAAACTTTCCAAAAACACGCTCAAAACCCCCCGAGGTGAGGGCGGAATGTTCAGTTAAGTCCTCATTTCTTCTCGCTCACAATGTTGACCTACCGCCCGGCCACCGCATAACTCCTAGAGGTAGGCAGGCGCACGACGAGCCACGAGCGGACGGAACGAGAGCATGAGCCAGCTGACCACCGTGGACGCCACCTTCCTCCACGCCGAGACCGGCACCACCCACGCGCACATCGCGGGGGTCGGCGTCATCGACCCCGCGGGCTGCGCCGGCGGGCGGCTCACCGTACCGCTGGTGGCGTCGCTGATCCGCGAGCGCGCGCACCTCGCCGCGCCGCTGCGGCAGCGGCTCGTCCAGGTCCCCTTCTCCCTCGACCACCCGTACTGGGAGGACGATCCCGACTTCAGGCCCGAACGGCACATCTCCGAGATCGGGCTGCCCGCGCCCGGCACCCGGCGGCAGCTCGCCGACGTCGTCGCGATGCTGCACGAGCGTCCCCTCGACCGCGCCCGCCCGCTCTGGGAGATCGTCATCATCCAGGGGCTCGAAGGGGGCCTCACCGCGATCTACGCCAAGGTGCACCATGCCGCCACCGACGGCGTCATGGCCGCCGAGACGCTCGCCGCGCTGCTGGACCTCGGCCCCGAACCCCGCGACGTCGACGTCGACGCCGACCGGGCGCCCGAACGGGCGCCCGCGCTCGGCGACATGCTCCGCACCGGCCTGCTCAAGGCCGCGACGCACCCCGTCAAGGCGGCGCTGTCGATGGCCCGCGCCGTCCCGCACGCCGACGAGATCCCGGGCGTCGCAGCGATCCCCGGTGTGGGCCTCGCGTCCGCGTTCGTCCAGGGCGCGCTCCGCCGCCAGGGGCTGCCGCGGGTGCCGCGCTCCAGCGCGCCGCCCACGCCGTTCAACCGTCCGATCGGCCCGCGCCGCGCGGTGGCCTGCGGCGAGCTGCCCCTCGACGAGATCAAGAAGATCGGCCGGGGGCTCGGCGGCAGCGTCAACGACGTCGTGATGGCGCTGTGCGCGACCGCGCTGCGGCAGTGGCTGGACAAGCGCGGCGAACTGCCCGACCGCCCGCTCGTCGCCGGCGTCCCGGTGTCACTGCGCGGCGGCCGGTCGAGCACCGACGCGTGCAACCAGGTCTCGATCATGACCGCGCCGCTCGCCACCCACATCCCCGACCCCGCCGTCCGGTACACCGCCGTCCGCCGCGACATGGCGCTCGTCAAGCGGCGCTTCGCGGTCACCTCCGGGAGCTGGGTGCAGGAGCTGAGCGGCCTCGTCCCCGCGCCCGTCGCCGGGCCGCTGACGCGGCTCGTCCTGCAGGCGGGCGCGGCCGTCTCGCTCCGCCCGATCAACCTGGTGATCTCCAACGTGCCGGGCCCGCAGTTCCCGCTGTACCTGTGCGGGGCGCGCGTCCTCGGCTACTACCCGATCTCCGTGGTCACCGACGTCAGCGGCGGCCTCAACATCACGGTCTTCTCCTACGACGGCACCGTCGACATCGGCATCGTGGCCTGCCGCGACCTGATCCCGGACCCGGCCGAGATCATCGACCACCTCGACGACGCGCTCGACGAGCTCAAGGCGCTCGCGACGGAGTGACCCGCAGGGCCCGCCGGTGGCGCCACGCCAGCTCCAGCGCGGCGGCACCGGCCGGTTGCATCGGCGCCGGCACCGTCCCGTCGAACGGCGCCCGCGACACCTCGCCCTCGTCGTTCACCTCGGCCACGGTCCCGAACAGCTCGGGGAAGGCGTCGTCGTCGAAGACCACGACGGTCAGCACGTCCAGCGCGAACGTCAGCGGGTCGACGCCGAGCCCGAGCAGGTACGCCCGCACCCGCCCGTCCCGCCGGGCGGCGGTCAGCGCCCGGTGGAAGGGCCACGCGTCCTGGTCGAATCCGGCGCCGTAGTCCTCGCCCCGCCCGAGCACCTCCTCGGCGTACTCGCGGACCATGCAGCGCACCAGATCCAGGTCGCGGAGCTCGTCCCCGGCGCGGAGCGGCTGGAACACCCCGACGGGCATCACCTGGTAGAGGCCGCCCGCGTGGGCGACCTTCGCCGCGTCCCGCCGGTGCAGCAGGTACGTGCCGGACGCCGTCACGGTCACGGTCGTGATCGCCGGGAGCGCCGTCCTGCGGGCGAGGTCGCACGGATCGCCGACCCGTTCCCGCAGGCCGCGCCGTCCGGCCGCCAGTTCGTGCGCGACCGCCTCGCCGACGTTGACGCCGTCGAAGTACCGCGCGGGCGCCAGCCGCAGGACGGGCGCGCCGGGCCGCCCGCCGGCGCCGACGAGCCGGTAGGCGGGCCGGTCCTCGAACACCTTCGGCGGCGCGAGCGCGCCCAGCGCCTCCGCGTACGTCCGGTATCCGGGCGGCAGCCCGTCCGGCGGGTCCGCGACGGCGGGCGGCGCGGGGTCGGTGTCCCACTCCAGCCGGACGTCGCCGAGCGGGACCGGCGCGTCCGGCACCCACCCGTCCCGGCACAGCAGGGGCGTGCCCGCGACGCGCGGGACGTCCGGGTACAGGCCGTCCGCGACCTCCCCGAGCCGCGCCCGCGCGCCGTCGAGCGCCGCCCGTTCGTCCCGCCACCGCGCCGCGCCGTCCATGCCCGCGTCCATGCCCGCCACCCTACGGACCCGGCTCAGGCGGCGCGGGCGGCGAGTTCGCGCGCGATCTCCTCCTCGATGAGGTCCATGTTGATCAGGCCGGCGGACCACACCGCGTCGGCGGCCGCGGTGATCACCTGGCCGGCCGGCTTGACCACGTTTCCCGCCGCCCACACGCCGGGGACGCTGGTCAGGCCGTACGGGTCGGTCTTCACCAGGCCGTCCTCGGTCAGTTCGCAGCCGAGGTCGGTCAGCGGGCCGGACCGGGCGACCATGCGCGGGCCGAGGAAGACCGCGTCGCACGGGACGGTCTCCCCGGCGGCCAGTTCGAGGCCGGTCACGCGGTCGTTCTCGACGGCCAGCCGCGCGGGCTCGCCGACGACGACGGTGACGCCGCGCGCGTCCAGCCGTTCGGCGTCCGCGCCCTCCGGCGCCTCGGCGGTGACGAAGGTGACATCCTTGGACCACTGGGTGATCAGCAGCGCCTGGTGCACCGACATGGGGCCGGTCGCCAGCACGACGATCTTCTGGTCGCGGACCTCCCAGCCGTGGCAGTACGGGCACATCTGCACCTCGCGCCCCCAGCGTTCGCGCAGGCCGGGGACGTCCGGGAGTTCGTCGGCGACGCCGGTGGTGACCAGCAGGCGCTTGCCCCGCAGGACGGTCCCGTCCCGCAGGGTGACCGCGAAGCCGTCCGGGGTCCGCTCGGTGCGCTCGACGGCCCCGTCGACGAACGCGCCGCCGTAGCCGCGGACCTCGGTGCGGCCGATCCTCCGCAGTTCCTCGGGCGGCAGGCCGTCCCGGGTCAGGAATCCCTGCATGTGCGCGACCGTCGCGTTGCGCGGCTCGCCGGAGTCGACGACGGTGACGGTCCGGCGGGCGCGGGCCAGGACGAGCGCCGCGCTGAGCCCGGCCGGGCCGCCGCCGATGATCAGTACTTCTCGCTGTTCGTTCCCCAGGTGTTCGCTCATGCCCCGAGGATGCGCGCCGCTCTGCGGATTTGACAAACATCGTTGCTGAAACTGCAATGCAAGCATGAGCGAACCGATCGAGGACGTGCTGGCGGGGGTGGGGGAGCGGCTCCGGCGGCTGCGCCGGGAGCGGGAGGTGACGCTGTCGGCGCTCGCGGAGTCCACCGGCATCTCGGTGAGCACGCTGTCGCGGCTGGAGTCCGGCAAGCGGCGGCCGAGCCTGGAGCTGCTGCTGCCGCTCGCGCAGGCCTACCAGGTGCCGCTGGACGAGCTGGTGGGCGCGCCCGAGGTCGGTGACCCGCGCGTCCGGTTGCAGCCCCAGAAGCGGGGCGATCTGATCGTGATGCCGCTGACGCGCCGTCCGGGCGGGATCCAGGCGTTCAAGATGATCCACCCGGAGCGCCGGGGAAAGCCCGTAACGGCGACGCACGAGGGCTACGAGTGGCTCTACGTCCTGAACGGGCGGCTGCGGCTCATCCTCGGCGACCGCGACCTGGTGCTGGAGCCGGGGGAGGCCGCCGAGTTCGACACCCGGCTGCCGCACTGGTTCGGAGGTGTCGGCGGGCCCGCCGAGGTGCTCTGCCTGATGGGGCCGCAGGGTGAGCGCATGCACATGCGCGCCCAGCCCAAACGAAAGTGACATACATTGGCTTTCCGTGCAGATCGCCCAAACCCCCCGGGAAGTAGAGCAACGTAAGACCGCCCCCATCGCGTGGGTGCTGTGGGGCGTGGGCGTCGCCGCCTACGTCGCGGCGATCCTGCACCGGACGTCGTTCGGCGTCACCGGCGAGGAGGCCCTGCACCGCTTCGGCGCGTCCGCCGGTGTCCTCGCCACGTTCACGGTCGTCCAGCTGCTCGTCTACGCGGGACTGCAGATCCCCGTCGGGCTGCTGCTCGACCGCGTCGGCCCGCGCCGGATGATCGCGGGCGGCGCGCTGCTGATGGCCGCCGGGCAGGCGCTGATGGCCGCCGCGACGTCCGTCCCGCTCGCCGTGACGGCCCGCGTCGTCGTCGCGGCCGGGGACGCCATGACGTTCATCAGCGTGCTCGGGATCGTCGGCGCCTGGTTCGCCCCCGCCCGCGTACCCGTCGTCGCCCAGTTCACCGGGGTGCTCGGCCAGCTCGGCCAGGTGCTCAGCGCGATTCCCCTCGCCGCCCTCCTGCACGGCCCCGGCTGGGGCGCGGCGTTCGGATCGGCCGCCGCCCTCGGCGTCCTGGTCGGCGTCCTCGCGCTCGCCGTCCTGCGCGACCCCCCGCGCGGCGCCGCGCGCACCGAGTCCCCGACCCCGCGGCAGATCGGCCGCGACCTGCGCGCCGCGTGGCGGCAGCCCGGGACCCGCCTCGGCCTGTGGAGCCACTTCGTCACCCAGTTCACCGCGAACACCTTCGCCCTGATGTGGGGGTACCCGTACCTGGTGTCCGGGCAGGGCATGGAGCCCGCGACCGCCTCCACCCTGCTCACCCTGTTCGTGGTCGCGAACATGGTGGCCGGCCCCTACATCGGACGGCTCGTCGCCCGGCACCCGCTGCGCCGCTCGTGGCTCGTCCTCGGCATCGTCGGCGTCAACGCCGGGGCCTGGGCCGTGACCCTCGCGTGGCCGCCGCCCGCGCCCGCGTGGCTGCTGGTGATCCTCGTGCTGTGCGTCGCGCTCGGCGCGCCCGGCTCGATGATCGGCTTCGACTACGCCCGCACCTTCAACCCGCCCGGCCGGCACGGCGCCGCGACCGGCATCGTCAACGCGGGCGGCTCGATCGGCGCGCTCGTCACGATCCTGCTGGTCGGGGTCGTCCTCGACGCGGCGTCGCCCGGCCGCGAGTACACGCCCGAGGCGTTCCGGGCGGCCTGGACCGTCCAGCTCCTCGTCTGGACGATCGGCGTCGCCGGCGTCCTGCGCACCCGCCGCCTCGCCCGCCGCGAGCTCGCCCGGCGGGAGCCGCTCGCGGCGCGATCGTCAGCCACCTGATTTTTGTGCGCCACTTAACCCCCCTTTTATGGGCTTTTGGTGCATTTGGGTAGTGGAAGGGCATGGCGGATGTGGATCTGGGCGAGGTGTTCGACGCCATGCCCGCGGCGTGCGTGGTGCTGTACCCGGACATGACGGTCGCCGCGCTGAACCGCGAGTGGGAGCGGCTGGTGGGCCTCGGTGCCGAGGTGGTCGGCCGCGACGTCTTCGACGTGCTGCCCCGGACAGCGGCCAGCGCGAACGCGCGGGCCTCGTTCGACTGGGTCCTCGCCGAGGGGAAGACCGACGTCATGCCGGTCTTCCGGTACGACCTCGAGAACCCAGCCCGGCCGGGACAGTTCGAGGAGCGGTACTGGAACATGGTCACCGCGCCGGTGTTCGACGGCGACGGGCGCGTCAAGCTGCTCGCCGTCCGCGCCGAGGACGTCACCTCGTTCGTCGATCGGCTCGGCCTGCGCCCGCCGTCCGGCGCCGGCTCGCCCGTGGAGCTGGAGACCGTGGGGGCCGAACTTTTCGTCCGCGCACGGGAGCTGCGGGAGGCCAACGAGCGGCTCCGCGAGACCCACCAGCGGGAGCGGCGGACCACCTCGGAACTGAAGGAGACCGTCCGGCTGCAACGGCAGGAGGTCGCCGACGTCTCGCACGACCTGCGCAACCCGATCGCCGGGCTCCAGGCGCGGGTGGAGTCCGCCCTGACCGACGAGCCGGGCACCGACCACCGCCCGGCACTGCTCGCGGCCATGCAGGACCTCGAACGGCTGAACGACATCGTCGCCGACCTGCTCGAACTCGCCCAGCTCGACGCCGGCGCCCAACTCGCGGTCGAACCGGTCGACCTCGCCCAGTTGGTCCGGGAGGCGCTGGTGCGGCAGCCCGTCCGCAAGACCCTCGCCACGCACCTCGAACGCCCGGCCGCGGTGCAGGGCTCCCGGTCCCGACTGCTGCGGGTGCTGAACAACCTGCTGGCCAACGCCGACCGCCACGCCGGTTCGGCGGTCGACGTGCACCTCACCACCGAGGAGAGCTGCGCGGTTCTGCGGGTCATCGACGACGGCCCGGGCATTCCCGCCGCCGAGCGCGAGGCGATCTTCCAGCGCTTCTACCGCCGTGCGGACGCCCGCCGCGCCGACCCCGGCGGCACGGGCCTCGGCCTGTCGATCGCCCGCCAGACCGCGCTCGCGCACCACGGCACCCTGTACGTCGAGGACCGTCCGGAGGGCACCTGCATGGTCCTGCGCATCCCGCTGGCGAGCGGCTAGCGCGCGGTCCCGGCGCGCAGCTCCAGCGTGCAGCACTTCGGACCGCCACCGGCCTTGCGCAGCTCCGACAGATCCACCGGGACCGGCTCGTACCCGCGAGCGCGCAGCGCGCCGATCAGCCCTTCCGCCTCGGCGTTGATCACCACGTTGCGCCCGTCGCACACGGCGTTCAGCCCGAGCACCGCCGCGTCCCGTCCGGCCGCGAGCACGGCGTCCGGGAACAGCCGCTCCAGCACCGCGCGGCTCCCCGGCGAGAACGCGCCCGGGTAGTAGGCCACGTTGCCGCCGTCCAGCGCGAACAGGGCCGTGTCGAGGTGGTAGAAGCGCGGATCGACGAGCCGGAGCGTCACCACCGGACGGCCGAGGAACTCCTGCGCCTCCTGGTGCGCGGCGATCTCCGTGCGAAACCCCGTCCCCGCGAGGATCACGTCGTCGAGCGTGAGGAAGTCGCCCTCGCCCTCGTTCACGTGCTCCGGTTCGCGGACGTCCGCGAACCCGTTCGCCCGCAGCCACGCCGCGTACGCGGGCCCCTCGGCCCGCCGCTCCGGGTGCGCGAACCGGGCCCCGTACGCGCGGCCCCCGACGACCAGCGCGCCGTTCGCCGCGAACACCATGTCCGGCAGCCCCGCGACCGGCTCGATCAGGCTCACCTCGTGGCCCAGGTCCAGGTACGCGGCCCGCAGCGCCTCCCACTGCGCCACCGCGCGCCCGGCGTCGGCGCCCGCCGCCGGGTCCATCCACGGGTTGATCGCGTACGAGACGGCGAAGTGCTCCGGGCGGCACATCAGGTAGTGCCGCCGCGTCGCGGTCCGCGCGGGTGCTGGCTCCATCGCCGGCATGACGGTCATGGCGTCTCCACAGGGCGTGCGAAGAGGGAATCGACTGATCGAAAGCCTAGAAAGCCGGCGCCCGCGAACCAATGCGCCGGCCTTGCGCCCACCTGGCGGTTCGTTGCCCCTTTCGCGCCCGGACGCACGGAACGTTGCGCGGCTCCCCGCGCGGAGGCGCGCGACGTCGGCCGACCGGACGCCGTCAGGTCACCGGGGTGCCGACCAGGTAGACGGTCGGGGACGGCGTCTCGCAGGTCGCCGTGGCGAGGTCATTCAGCCTTCTCGCGAACTTCGTTGGCACCGCCGCACGGAAATCCCCGGCCGCGGCGCTAGTCCGTTTCGTCGCGCAGGAGGCCCTTGCGCAGCAGCTCGGCGACCGCGTCGTCCCACCGCCGGAGCTGGTCGCCGGAGGCGAGCGGCTCGGGCAGGTGGCGGTCGAGCTGGGCGCGGAGGATGACGGTGCCGAGGACGAGGACGAGCGGGTTCAGCACGGCCCACGTGCGGTCGGTGCCGGGCGCGAGCAGGCCGTGGTCGGCGAGCTGGTCCCATTGGGCGGTGCTGACGGTGACGAGGCCGTCGAAGACCACGGAGGCGAACGCGTCGCCGTCGGCCAGGGCGCGTCCCACGTACCCGACCACCTCGGGATGGTCGGTCATGATCGAGGTGACGCGGTGGCCGAGTTCGGCGATCGGGTCCGCGGGCGGCGCGGGCAGCGGCTCGGCGGCGATCGCTTCGCCGAGGACCCGCAGGACGTGGTCCTCGACGGCCGAGACCAGGCGGGCCTTGGTGCCGAAGTGATGCTGGACCAGCCCGATGGACACCCCCGCGGCCTCGGCGACCGCGCGCAGCGAGGTGCCGGAGACGCCGCGGGTCGCGAAGCATCCCAGGGCGGCGTCCCGGATCCGGTCCACCGCCGACGGCTCGGCGGGGTCCGCCCGGTAAGGGAACAGCGACTGGGGATCCACGTCCACCACCCTAGACAATATGTCCATATTGTGCGACAGTATGTACGTATTGTCCAGTGGTGGAGGGGTGGACATGGCCACGGTGCTGGTACTCGGCGGCTACGGCGCGGTCGGACGCCCGGTCGTTGCGCTGCTGCGCGAGGGCGGCGACACCGCGATCACGGCCGGCCGCGACGCCGCGCGCGCCGACCGTCCGGTCGACCTCGCCGAGACCGGGCTGCGCTCCTACCTCGGCGCGCTCGCCGGAATCGACGTCGTGGTCAACGCCTCGGGCGCGGAGGACCCGCGGCTCGCCGAACTCGCGACGGCACGGGGCGCCGCGTTCGTCGACATCACCGCCACCGCGTCCTACATCGCCGCGCTGGAACGGCTGGACGCGCCGCGCCCGGTGCTCGTCAGCGTCGGGCTCGCCCCCGGGCTGACCAACCTGCTCGCCGCCGCCGTCCACGAGCGCGCGGCCGGCCCCGTCGACCTGGCCGTCCTGCTCGGAGCGGGCGAGAAGCACGGCGCCGCGGCGACCGAGTGGTCCTACCGGCTGCTCGGGCGCCGCTTCCGCGCCCACGGCGCCACGATCCGCAACTACACCCGGCCCGCGCCGTTCGACCTGCCCGGCCACGGCCGCCGGCGGCTCCGCCGGCTGGACTTCTCCGACCAGCACACGCTCAGCCGGGACCTGGGGACGCGGGTGCGGACCTACTTCGGGCTCGACTCGCGGCCGGCGAGCGCCGCGCTGGCCGTCCTGACCTGGATCCCCGGCGGTTCCCGCGCGCCGCGCGGCCTGCACCCGCCGGGCGGCGACGAGTGGCTCCTCCTGGCCCGGGGCAGCGACGGCACCACGCGATGGGCCCGCGGCCGCGGCCAGTCCCACGGCACGGCGATCATGACGGCCGTCGCCGCCCGCGCGGCGCCGGGGCTGCCGCCCGGCACCCACCACCTCCACCGCGTGCTCGCACTCGGCGACCTGCCCGCCGACCAGGGGATCGAGATCGCCCCGGCCGGGTGAGGCGTACCTCGCGACCGGCCTCAGCGCCCCGCGAGGAACGCCGCGAGGGGCTCGGTCTGCCCGAGGATCGCGTGCCCCGCCTCCGGCAGCAGGACGACGGTCGAGTCCGGGACGCATTCCCGCACGCGCCGCGCCGTCCCGCGCGAGTCGAGCATCGCGTCGCGCGCCCCGACGATCACCAGCACGGGCGTCTCCAGACCCCGCAGCGCCCCGTCCGGGAACACCGGTAGCCGCTCCATGCGCGGCTTGAAGTGCTCGAACGTCAGCGCGAGCCCGTCCAGGACCGGTCCATCCGCCAGGCCCGTGACGGACGCCGCCGACCGCCGCACCCCGCCGCGCCCCACCATCCGCAGGAGCACCGCCTTCACGAGCCAGCCCGTCTTCTGCCGCCCCAGGCCGCCGGGGCACAGCAGCCCCAGCCGCCGCACCCGGTCCGGGCGCCGGACGGCGTAGTCGAGGGCGATCCACCCGCCGAGGGACGCCCCGACGAACGCGGCGTCCGCGAGCCCGAGCCCGTCCAGCACGTCGTCGAGCCACAGCGCGGGCGCGTCCGTCCCCAGCACGGGACGCGACGGCGCGCTCAGGCCCGGCTCGCCGACGAGGTCGACGGCGTGGACGCGGAACTCCCGCGACCACGCGGCGACGTCGTCCTCCCACATCCGCGCGTTCGCCCCCGACCCGTGCAGCAGCACCACGGGCGGCGCGTCCTCGGGCCCGGACACCAGGACGAACGTCTCACCCTCGCGGGTGGGCACCCGCACGTGCTCGGCGGGCACCGGCCAGCCGTCCAGCGCCTCCCGGTACCGCCGCAGGAGCTCGCGCCCCCCGGCTTCCGACTTGTAGATCACGCTCATCCCGACCCCCTTGGTTGCGTCATCATGCAAACTACCTCATAGAAGTGCTTATAAGGCAAGATGGGGAAGCTTAGGTAATTAAGATGACGGCTCCCGAGACGCCGAGTTAGCGTCCCTGCCATGGACGATCACTTCGGCGAGGACGTCGCGGCCACCTACGACGACCCGTCGGGGGAGATGTTCGCGCCGGAGGCCATCGACCCCGCCGTGGACCTCCTCGCGGAACTCGCCGGCGACGGCCGCGCCCTCGAACTCGGCATCGGCACCGGCCGCATCGCGCTGCCGCTCGCCCGCCGCGGCGTCCCGGTCCACGGGATCGACCTGTCGGCCGCCATGGTCGCCCGGCTCCGCGCCAAGCCCGGCGGCGACGCGATCGGCGTGACGATGGGCGACTTCGCCACCACCCGCGTCCCGGGCCCG
Proteins encoded in this region:
- a CDS encoding saccharopine dehydrogenase, which translates into the protein MATVLVLGGYGAVGRPVVALLREGGDTAITAGRDAARADRPVDLAETGLRSYLGALAGIDVVVNASGAEDPRLAELATARGAAFVDITATASYIAALERLDAPRPVLVSVGLAPGLTNLLAAAVHERAAGPVDLAVLLGAGEKHGAAATEWSYRLLGRRFRAHGATIRNYTRPAPFDLPGHGRRRLRRLDFSDQHTLSRDLGTRVRTYFGLDSRPASAALAVLTWIPGGSRAPRGLHPPGGDEWLLLARGSDGTTRWARGRGQSHGTAIMTAVAARAAPGLPPGTHHLHRVLALGDLPADQGIEIAPAG
- a CDS encoding alpha/beta fold hydrolase, translating into MSVIYKSEAGGRELLRRYREALDGWPVPAEHVRVPTREGETFVLVSGPEDAPPVVLLHGSGANARMWEDDVAAWSREFRVHAVDLVGEPGLSAPSRPVLGTDAPALWLDDVLDGLGLADAAFVGASLGGWIALDYAVRRPDRVRRLGLLCPGGLGRQKTGWLVKAVLLRMVGRGGVRRSAASVTGLADGPVLDGLALTFEHFKPRMERLPVFPDGALRGLETPVLVIVGARDAMLDSRGTARRVRECVPDSTVVLLPEAGHAILGQTEPLAAFLAGR